The following proteins are co-located in the Eleginops maclovinus isolate JMC-PN-2008 ecotype Puerto Natales chromosome 1, JC_Emac_rtc_rv5, whole genome shotgun sequence genome:
- the LOC134868753 gene encoding uncharacterized protein KIAA1755-like, translated as MNSDSLESSIQNLLSVLYPPFEATAPTLLSQLFQVIDSRYRGDALRCLLDFLVPVKHILDSVQQAACAQYSDVLFLCEGWPLCLRDQVVVHLAPINPLILQPGDFYLQVAPFCDQSARIVVCSLLEEEGLEVEVVEENPIPETSYPCIFSCDWLEEINQGRHGTPLSRCLLATEQGVVRLPWERIAVPDFVDVALCAGSSMASAPPSYPPLPPIPPPLPHFPKSSSSNYLFLFLLQKNQHQKTILLPFLILIYHLLLIHLPTLWRPEYVQRGTALLCHSAWWILKLRLPHSWSKLKNLKLSLSLLAGCPLIHGTAALLGQIQKQALFQVPALLQGQIQLRAKVKKRL; from the exons AACTCTGATTCTCTGGAAAGCTCGATCCAGAACCTTCTGTCGGTGCTGTACCCACCCTTTGAGGCCACCGCTCCCACTCTCCTCAGCCAGCTCTTCCAAGTCATAGATAGCCGTTATCGGGGGGATGCCCTGCGGTGCCTGCTGGACTTTCTGGTGCCAGTCAAGCACATTTTAGACAGTGTGCAACAGGCTGCATGT GCTCAGTACTCTGATGTTCTATTCCTGTGTGAGGGCTGGCCTCTTTGTTTGCGTGACCAAGTTGTCGTCCACCTTGCTCCCATCAACCCGCTGATACTTCAGCCCGGTGACTTTTATCTCCAGGTGGCCCCTTTCTGTGACCAATCAGCTCGCATCGTAGTCTGCAGCCTCCTGGAAGAGGAGGGTCTTGAAGTGGAAGTAGTAGAGGAGAATCCAATCCCTGAGACTTCCTATCCTTGTATATTCAGCTGTGACTGGTTAGAAGAGATCAACCAGGGCCGCCATGGAACGCCTCTCAGTCGATGCTTGCTTGCCACTGAGCAGGGCGTGGTGAGGTTACCATGGGAACGGATTGCTGTGCCTGATTTTGTGGACGTGGCGCTGTGTGCTGGGAGTAGTATGGCCTCTGCTCCTCCTTCATATCCTCCTTTACCTCCGattcctccacctcttcctcatTTTCCTAAGAGCTCTTCTTCAAATTATttattcctcttcctccttcaaaAGAATCAGCACCAAAAAACTATCCTGTTACCATTCTTAATTCTAATTTATCATCTTCTTCTCATCCATCTGCCTACTCTGTGGAGACCAGAATATGTCCAGCGAGGCACGGCATTGCTGTGTCACTCTGCCTGGTGGATACTAAAGCTGCGTCTTCCTCACAGCTGGTCAAAGTTAAAGAATCTGAAGCTGAGCCTAAGCCTGTTGGCTGGGTGTCCCCTAATACATGGGACAGCTGCTCTACTGGGCCAGATCCAAAAACAAGCACTGTTCCAGGTGCCGGCACTTCTGCAAGGGCAGATACAACTACGTGCAAAGGTGAAGAAAAGGCTGTAA